One genomic window of Salmo salar chromosome ssa12, Ssal_v3.1, whole genome shotgun sequence includes the following:
- the LOC106591642 gene encoding fascin, with translation MSSNGCCSGGGGGGGGGDVLQIQLGLINAGNKYLTAETFGFKINASAPSLKKKQMWTLEQNTGGDAPGDSNGNVVFLRSHLRRYLGTDKDGNVTGESESRGKDCRFVLTAHDDGRWSLLSEPYGRYLGGSEDRISCFAQTVSAAEKWCVHLAMHPQVNLFSLTRKRYAHLTFNPDHSEVSIDRDIPWGVDSLITLVFLDQRYHLQTSDNRFLKNDGSLEATPDKTTGYTLEFRSGKVAFRDCSGRYLAPSGPSGTMKSGKNSRVGKDEMFSLEQSHPQVVLTAGNERNVSTRQGMDLSANQDEEGDQEVFQVEMSRDTGNRKCAFRTAAGKYWTLTSTGGLQCTASTKSANSHFDLDWCDGKVSLKASNGKYVDAKRNGQLAATVDNAGEAEQFLMKLINRPIIVLRGEHGFIGCRKVGTGTLDSNRSSYDVFRLEFKDGGYSLRDSLGKFWCVGEESAVVCNGDTPTYFLFELCDYNKMAVRAPEGRYLKGDHAGVLKANAEGVDNATLWEY, from the exons ATGTCTTCTAACGGCTGTTgtagcggcggcggcggcggcggcggcggcggtgaCGTCCTGCAGATCCAACTCGGGTTGATAAACGCGGGGAATAAATATCTAACGGCTGAAACGTTCGGTTTTAAAATCAACGCTTCGGCACCGAGTCTAAAGAAAAAACAGATGTGGACGTTGGAACAGAACACCGGCGGCGACGCGCCGGGAGACTCGAACGGCAACGTGGTGTTTCTCCGGTCGCACCTCAGACGGTATCTGGGTACGGATAAAGACGGGAACGTCACCGGGGAGAGCGAGAGTCGAGGTAAAGACTGCAGGTTCGTGTTAACGGCGCACGATGACGGACGTTGGTCGTTGCTCTCCGAGCCCTACGGGAGATACCTGGGAGGCAGCGAAGATCGGATCAGCTGTTTCGCTCAG acagTATCAGCAGCAGAGAAGTGGTGTGTCCACCTGGCCATGCATCCccag gtgAACCTGTTCAGCCTAACCAGGAAGCGGTATGCccacctgacctttaaccccgaCCACTCTGAGGTCTCTATAGACCGTGACATCCCGTGGGGGGTTGACTCTCTGATCACCCTGGTTTTCCTGGACCAACGTTACCACCTGCAAACGTCTGATAACCGCTTTCTGAAGAACGACGGCAGCCTCGAGGCCACGCCGGACAAGACCACCGGATACACGCTGGAGTTCCGCTCCGGGAAGGTGGCGTTCAGGGATTGTTCCGGGCGTTACCTGGCGCCGTCGGGTCCCAGCGGGACCATGAAGAGCGGGAAGAACAGCCGCGTGGGGAAGGATGAGATGTTCTCTCTGGAGCAGAGTCACCCTCAGGTGGTTCTCACCGCCGGCAACGAGAGGAACGTCTCCACCAGGCAAG GCATGGACCTTTCGGCCAATCAGGATGAGGAAGGTGACCAGGAAGTGTTCCAGGTGGAGATGAGTCGTGATACAGGAAATAGGAAGTGTGCGTTCCGGACCGCTGCAGGGAAGTACTGGACCCTGACCTCCACCGGAGGACTGCAGTGTACCGCCTCCACTAA atcAGCTAACAGCCATTTTGACCTGGACTGGTGTGACGGGAAGGTTTCTCTCAAAGCCTCCAACGGGAAATACGTCGACGCCAAGAGGAACGGACAACTGGCCGCCACCGTCGACAACGCAG GGGAGGCGGAGCAGTTCCTGATGAAGCTTATCAACCGGCCAATCATAGTCCTCCGTGGAGAACACGGTTTCATCGGCTGTCGTAAGGTCGGCACGGGAACGCTGGATTCGAACCGGTCCTCTTACGACGTCTTCCGGCTGGAGTTTAAAGACGGAGGGTACAGCCTCCGAG ATTCACTGGGGAAGTTCTGGTGCGTGGGGGAAGAGTCCGCAGTTGTTTGCAACGGGGACACGCCCAcctacttcctgtttgagctgtGTGACTACAACAAGATGGCGGTGCGAGCGCCGGAGGGGCGGTACCTTAAAGGAGACCACGCTGGTGTTCTAAAGGCCAATGCTGAAGGGGTGGACAACGCAACACTCTGGGAGTACTGA